The following are from one region of the Phormidium sp. PBR-2020 genome:
- the folE gene encoding GTP cyclohydrolase I FolE — translation MTLSNSSELIGTDRLEKQLETNGHKTVSDQEMRNSIRTLLTELGEDPDREGLRDTPKRVSKAWQFLTSGYDQSLEELLNGAIFNENSHEMVLVRDITLFSTCEHHMLPIIGHAHVAYIPNGKVIGLSKIARICEMFARRLQVQERLTGQIADALQEVLKPQGVAVVIEATHMCMVMRGVQKPGSWTTTSAMRGVFVDDARTRQEFMGLIRHSPQFH, via the coding sequence ATGACACTATCCAATTCCTCTGAACTCATCGGTACAGATCGACTTGAAAAACAACTCGAAACCAACGGCCATAAAACCGTTTCTGACCAGGAAATGCGTAACTCAATCCGCACCCTGCTAACAGAACTCGGAGAAGACCCAGACCGCGAAGGCTTACGAGATACCCCCAAACGAGTCAGTAAAGCCTGGCAATTCCTCACCTCCGGCTACGACCAATCCCTGGAGGAACTGCTCAACGGTGCCATCTTCAATGAGAACTCCCATGAGATGGTCTTGGTGCGCGACATCACCCTATTTAGCACCTGTGAACATCATATGTTGCCCATCATCGGCCATGCTCATGTCGCCTACATCCCCAACGGGAAGGTGATTGGCCTGTCTAAGATTGCCCGCATTTGTGAAATGTTTGCCCGTCGTCTCCAGGTTCAAGAGCGTCTGACGGGACAAATTGCCGATGCGTTACAAGAAGTCCTCAAACCCCAGGGGGTAGCCGTCGTCATCGAAGCCACTCATATGTGCATGGTCATGCGTGGAGTGCAAAAACCCGGTTCCTGGACAACCACCAGTGCCATGCGAGGTGTGTTTGTCGATGATGCACGGACTCGTCAAGAGTTCATGGGCTTAATTCGCCACAGTCCTCAATTCCACTAA
- a CDS encoding MORN motif-containing protein has product MKKLYVVLTTALGLSFGLNGLLFRVQAQDDVREPQCDPVSILQTGSGFGRCNYGEGQSYIGSFSDFLPNGRGVLTLSDGTRYEGEFREGFPNGRGRLIRPDDSRYEGVFENGAIRQGTAFYTDGTRYEGSFSGVRRTENVTSLVPVGRTLQGEPILERREIERIFSSSQPDGDGRYFFANGNRFEGEFFAGQPFGRGTFRHSTGTTCTGFFFTNNFDAKNATCTYGDGRRYVGELRQARPHGTGTMTFPDGRQVVGAFRAGQPVSFSGFR; this is encoded by the coding sequence ATGAAAAAACTTTATGTCGTTTTAACAACTGCGTTGGGTTTAAGTTTTGGACTAAATGGGCTCCTGTTTCGGGTTCAGGCTCAAGATGATGTTCGTGAGCCTCAGTGTGATCCGGTCTCGATCTTACAGACAGGTTCTGGTTTTGGTCGCTGTAATTATGGGGAAGGGCAGAGTTATATTGGCTCCTTTAGCGACTTTTTACCCAATGGACGCGGCGTACTCACCTTAAGTGACGGTACCCGTTATGAGGGGGAGTTTAGAGAGGGATTTCCCAACGGCAGGGGGCGTTTAATTCGTCCCGATGACTCCCGCTATGAGGGGGTATTTGAAAATGGAGCGATTCGTCAAGGAACGGCGTTTTATACGGATGGAACTCGCTATGAAGGGTCTTTTTCCGGGGTTCGACGGACGGAAAATGTCACCTCATTGGTTCCCGTTGGGCGGACGCTTCAAGGTGAACCTATCTTAGAAAGACGAGAAATTGAGCGAATCTTTTCCAGTAGTCAGCCTGATGGCGATGGCCGCTATTTTTTCGCCAATGGCAATCGCTTTGAAGGAGAGTTTTTTGCTGGACAACCCTTTGGACGGGGAACCTTCCGTCACTCAACTGGAACCACTTGTACGGGCTTTTTCTTCACGAATAACTTTGATGCCAAGAATGCGACCTGTACCTATGGAGATGGTCGTCGCTATGTGGGAGAACTACGACAAGCACGACCCCATGGTACGGGGACAATGACGTTTCCCGATGGACGACAGGTTGTGGGAGCGTTCCGAGCGGGCCAACCGGTCAGTTTCAGCGGCTTCCGCTAA
- a CDS encoding 4-(cytidine 5'-diphospho)-2-C-methyl-D-erythritol kinase, whose translation MERCTLSAPAKINLYLEIIGDRPDGYHELAMIMQSVALCDRLQLRANGLEQFRLHCNTPGVPGDRSNLALRATELMAQTYPDTYHNWGGVDIHLDKVIPIAAGLAGGSTDAAAVLVGLDLLWKQGLTQPELWDLAAQLGSDIPFCISGGTALASGRGDEITPLPSMEGVSVVLAKYHSLAISTPWAYKTFRERFSHTYATGDDEQAQRRHSLHAGPMMSALLNHDKREIGRLLYNDLEKVVLPEFPSVAKLRQVMSQGDVLGAMMSGSGPTVFALTETPEQAQALCDYVKREIPDEDLGVWITEFCPTGIVAR comes from the coding sequence ATGGAACGTTGCACCCTCTCCGCCCCTGCCAAGATTAACCTATATCTAGAGATTATTGGCGATCGCCCCGATGGCTATCACGAGCTAGCCATGATCATGCAGAGTGTGGCTCTGTGCGATCGCCTTCAATTACGGGCCAATGGACTCGAACAGTTCCGACTCCACTGTAATACGCCAGGAGTTCCGGGCGATCGCAGTAACTTGGCACTGCGGGCTACTGAGTTAATGGCTCAGACTTATCCCGATACCTATCATAATTGGGGTGGGGTAGATATTCACCTCGATAAAGTCATTCCCATTGCCGCTGGACTGGCGGGGGGGTCCACGGATGCGGCCGCCGTCCTGGTGGGGTTAGATCTCCTCTGGAAGCAAGGACTCACTCAGCCGGAACTCTGGGATTTGGCCGCTCAGTTAGGTTCAGACATCCCTTTCTGTATCAGTGGGGGAACGGCGCTGGCCAGTGGTCGCGGTGACGAGATTACGCCGCTTCCAAGTATGGAGGGAGTCTCGGTGGTCTTAGCGAAGTATCACAGTCTCGCCATTTCTACCCCCTGGGCCTACAAAACCTTCCGAGAGCGATTCTCCCATACCTATGCCACTGGGGACGACGAACAAGCACAACGCCGCCATTCTCTCCATGCGGGGCCAATGATGTCGGCTTTGTTAAATCATGATAAGCGTGAGATTGGTCGACTTCTCTACAATGACTTGGAAAAAGTCGTCTTACCGGAGTTTCCCTCAGTGGCTAAGCTCCGTCAAGTGATGTCCCAGGGAGATGTCCTCGGGGCCATGATGTCCGGTTCCGGACCGACAGTGTTTGCGCTCACGGAAACCCCTGAACAGGCTCAGGCACTCTGTGATTATGTTAAACGGGAGATCCCCGATGAGGATTTGGGGGTGTGGATAACGGAATTTTGCCCCACGGGGATTGTGGCTAGGTGA
- a CDS encoding N-acetylmuramoyl-L-alanine amidase: MRRVFVSAGHGGYEDGQTDPGAIAGGTTEAQEMILLRDRLLSALQARKVTALSIPDDLNQEQTITWINNRAQPNDVAIQLHTNAALNPEARGTTVYYITNNNERRLEAERLLRSLLQQVPQFSNRGARPDSSTATGSLMFCRAVAVPSLYIEIGFLTNPTDRSLIQNRRPAIAAGLADGLLAWVNRAPELPPPDVTYPTINIRINGQRYGEPGIIINGNSYIPIDLADALGVDLSNNEFVRRVYYRNVVYVKAIDLREFNISVGWNNDDRAVVLRSAIPICPGHVDRIMGIGNTTETQMQVFLKNDNSEALNQFPDLAKLYREEASIEGVNSDIAFAQMCLETDFLRFGRGISASQNNFAGLGDAAGSAGGASFSSARVGVRAHVQHLKAYGSVDPLVLEVVDPRFRFISRGIAPLVQQLSGRWTSDQNYGDRILAILRQLYESAGIL, translated from the coding sequence ATGAGACGAGTATTTGTATCCGCTGGCCATGGAGGCTATGAGGATGGGCAGACGGACCCAGGCGCTATTGCGGGTGGCACAACCGAAGCCCAGGAGATGATTCTACTGCGCGATCGCCTCCTGAGCGCCCTACAGGCTCGCAAAGTCACGGCCCTGTCCATCCCCGATGACCTCAACCAAGAACAAACCATCACCTGGATTAACAATCGCGCTCAACCCAACGATGTGGCGATTCAACTGCACACCAACGCCGCCCTCAATCCCGAGGCCCGAGGCACAACCGTCTATTACATCACCAACAACAACGAACGCCGCTTAGAAGCCGAACGACTCCTGAGAAGTTTACTCCAGCAGGTTCCCCAATTTTCCAACCGGGGGGCCCGTCCTGACTCTAGCACCGCCACCGGCAGTCTCATGTTTTGCCGAGCCGTCGCGGTTCCCTCCCTCTATATTGAGATTGGCTTTCTCACCAATCCCACCGATCGCAGTCTCATCCAAAACCGACGGCCGGCGATCGCCGCTGGCTTAGCCGATGGCTTACTGGCTTGGGTGAATCGTGCCCCAGAACTGCCGCCCCCCGATGTCACCTACCCCACCATCAACATTCGTATTAACGGTCAACGCTACGGGGAACCAGGAATTATTATCAATGGTAATTCCTACATTCCCATCGACCTAGCCGATGCCTTAGGCGTCGATTTAAGTAACAACGAATTTGTGCGGCGGGTTTATTATCGAAACGTAGTGTATGTAAAAGCCATTGATTTACGAGAGTTCAATATTTCTGTGGGTTGGAACAATGATGATCGGGCCGTCGTATTACGGTCAGCCATCCCCATTTGTCCAGGACATGTTGACCGCATTATGGGCATTGGTAACACAACCGAGACCCAAATGCAAGTGTTTCTAAAAAACGATAATTCCGAGGCTCTAAACCAGTTTCCTGACCTAGCCAAACTCTATCGAGAAGAAGCCAGCATTGAGGGAGTGAATAGTGATATTGCTTTCGCGCAAATGTGTTTAGAAACAGATTTTCTCCGCTTCGGTCGTGGCATTAGCGCCAGTCAAAACAACTTTGCCGGCTTAGGCGATGCCGCCGGAAGTGCAGGGGGAGCCAGTTTTTCCTCAGCCCGAGTGGGGGTACGCGCTCACGTGCAGCATTTAAAAGCCTATGGGAGTGTCGATCCACTGGTGTTAGAGGTTGTCGACCCCCGATTTCGCTTCATCTCCCGAGGCATCGCCCCCCTAGTGCAACAACTCTCGGGCCGCTGGACCTCAGACCAAAACTACGGCGATCGCATCCTGGCCATTCTCCGCCAACTCTACGAATCCGCCGGCATCCTATAG
- a CDS encoding glycosyltransferase family 39 protein encodes MNQRIYFTGIHQNKDVLLMTAIAIISLLLRLPFFFRDVIDWDESTFILMGQSILDGHLPYTQLWDIKPPLAFFAYAGFILFLGKSIISIRIAGTVCVILTAFFVYVSGKKVANRSSAFLAAIATSMGISLLGSGQATMTEHVALVPLTAALALIFCYNKIPDLKLTFLVSILLTTAAFVRLNLGYTVLIFGCYLVVRQSPQWRQFLNHALVYTLGCLLVIFLTYFPYLITENGQLWWTSVIVAPLQYSMDDSTLLESSRRLMMRLFNRSRQRLTLGVYLLIWIGGFLGIIAAFLPRNRHNSPNFFQATSLTLITVSVGLSILRSGATFQHYLIQIIPFLGLGTAIVWHKLSKPHLLKQFVSVFVLFVLFSSLTPIINEYRSVEVRLRDGGPLQVGRSYEIAAYFRENQAENEPIYMMIDHLVYWWIDSQPLTPMITHPSNLARGYLLELVNGPGSSPESELAKIFSAEPTFVVKKMVVNYFSSEEMQDAQDFLDQQLANHYEKTAQILGRLIYKRIDSP; translated from the coding sequence ATGAATCAACGAATTTATTTTACTGGTATACACCAAAATAAAGATGTTTTACTGATGACGGCGATCGCCATCATTTCCCTGCTACTTCGTCTACCATTTTTCTTTAGGGATGTCATTGACTGGGATGAAAGTACTTTTATTCTCATGGGGCAATCTATTCTAGATGGACATCTTCCCTATACTCAGCTTTGGGATATAAAACCCCCCCTTGCTTTTTTTGCCTATGCTGGCTTTATTTTGTTTCTCGGAAAAAGTATTATTTCTATCCGGATAGCAGGAACAGTTTGTGTTATTTTAACCGCCTTTTTTGTTTACGTATCCGGGAAAAAAGTTGCAAATCGTTCCAGTGCTTTTTTGGCGGCGATCGCCACCTCTATGGGGATTAGTTTGCTGGGAAGTGGTCAAGCAACAATGACAGAACATGTTGCACTTGTTCCCTTGACTGCTGCTTTAGCCCTTATTTTTTGTTACAACAAAATCCCTGATTTAAAACTCACATTTCTAGTTTCTATCCTACTAACAACTGCTGCCTTTGTTCGCTTAAATTTGGGCTATACCGTCCTGATTTTTGGTTGCTATCTGGTTGTGCGACAGAGTCCCCAATGGCGCCAATTCTTGAATCATGCTTTAGTCTATACTCTAGGATGTTTGCTCGTCATTTTTCTGACCTATTTCCCCTATTTGATTACAGAAAACGGCCAACTATGGTGGACATCAGTAATTGTTGCACCTTTGCAATACTCGATGGACGATTCAACTCTTCTTGAATCATCAAGGCGTTTAATGATGCGTTTATTTAATAGAAGTAGACAACGACTCACGTTGGGAGTTTATCTCTTGATATGGATCGGAGGATTTTTAGGTATCATCGCTGCATTTCTGCCAAGAAACCGTCATAATTCACCAAATTTTTTCCAGGCTACTTCCCTAACTTTAATTACGGTAAGTGTTGGTTTATCAATTTTGCGAAGTGGGGCAACGTTTCAACATTATCTAATTCAGATTATCCCCTTTTTAGGACTGGGAACTGCAATAGTGTGGCACAAACTATCAAAGCCTCACCTCTTAAAACAGTTTGTTTCTGTTTTCGTCTTGTTCGTACTCTTCAGTTCCCTAACGCCTATTATAAATGAATATCGATCTGTGGAAGTCCGTCTTAGGGATGGTGGTCCCCTCCAGGTGGGACGATCCTATGAAATTGCAGCCTATTTTCGGGAGAATCAGGCTGAAAATGAACCCATTTATATGATGATAGATCATCTCGTCTATTGGTGGATTGATTCCCAACCATTAACGCCCATGATAACCCATCCATCTAATCTCGCACGAGGCTATCTTTTAGAACTTGTGAATGGTCCTGGAAGTTCGCCAGAGTCGGAACTGGCTAAAATCTTTTCGGCTGAACCGACGTTTGTTGTTAAGAAGATGGTTGTCAACTATTTCTCATCAGAAGAGATGCAGGATGCACAGGATTTTTTAGATCAACAGCTTGCCAATCACTATGAAAAAACCGCTCAAATTCTTGGTCGTCTGATTTATAAGCGAATTGACAGCCCATAA
- a CDS encoding S-layer family protein, with protein sequence MANPNRQPANQPGSKPLVRGLLSAVISGLLWDAPPAFAQLIPDQSLPENSRLLQDGSLIQVEGGTQAGGNLFHSFQEFSIPQALRVHFNNADSIERIITRVTGGELSRLDGHLSANGRAGFILVNPQGIEFGASARLSLGGMFMATTAEGLQFADGSVLGSSPAETPTLLTVSAPVGVQFGDRPGAIVNRSLALDEGGTPMGLGALQLSLLGGEVRFEGGQARSPLSVEVGSFAPGSFAELDGQGRIRDVNPEGLGRIQLSQQGGIGGGAIRLLGDRLDMTEGAQVVSLQPGAIAIDMTDSVHLDGGAQIISLNGPDVEIQTGTFRLENGARLVASQVSEGGQGGAIRINAREAIALSGVGFEPFNLFLAGAATGQLDPDGDTIGGIFSFTTAGQGGEVEVTTAGDFTADNGVILFMPTFAGGQGGNLTLEVGGTLSLNEAAIVNATTLNSQSMTGETLVRSDSLVIANGSALANLTLGDGPAGDISIQTQQRVEVLDSRPDAFFPTGIFNNSLFGTGPAGDITIETRDFINRGGGLVTSNTGGTLGGGLVTEGGPGGNVSITAENLMQIVGVSADGQLTSGPGTTTFGVFPAGNLTLNTRRLEIGDGAIVSTATVGAGDAGTLTVNATEVEVFGRSPITGLPSILVSSSGRGDLPLDATGEGGDLRLVSDRLTVRDGAVLDVRSFGSGSAGLLDIQARDILLDGGGSLSAATVAGLGGNIQVRSQNLQLRRGSGISTNAGSSDGGNIRLDTATLVALDNSDITANALEGRGGRVSITAEGIFGTEFREFQTDQSDITATSALGAEFSGIVEINTPDADSTAGLVELETDTTDPTEQIVQDCLGQDNRFSITGRGGRPEDPQLGLATHVGWRDSRDWRSLNDEANHNAIPNSREENPSFETGSLMEATTWIMTANGQVSLVAPAPNSPLFSVDQCR encoded by the coding sequence ATGGCCAACCCCAACCGTCAACCCGCCAATCAACCCGGCAGCAAACCACTTGTCCGTGGACTCCTGAGTGCTGTTATCTCCGGGTTACTTTGGGACGCTCCCCCTGCCTTCGCCCAACTGATTCCCGATCAGAGTTTGCCAGAAAACTCTCGCCTTTTGCAAGATGGGAGTTTGATTCAAGTTGAAGGGGGAACCCAAGCCGGGGGAAATCTCTTTCACAGTTTTCAGGAATTTTCCATTCCCCAAGCGCTTCGAGTTCACTTCAACAACGCTGACAGTATTGAACGCATTATCACCCGCGTTACGGGGGGCGAACTATCACGACTTGATGGCCATCTCAGTGCCAATGGCAGGGCGGGCTTTATTCTAGTGAATCCCCAGGGAATTGAATTTGGCGCAAGCGCCCGACTCTCCCTGGGAGGGATGTTTATGGCTACCACCGCTGAGGGGCTGCAATTTGCTGATGGTAGCGTTTTGGGGTCATCTCCGGCTGAGACTCCAACTCTCTTGACGGTATCCGCACCGGTGGGGGTGCAGTTTGGCGATCGCCCAGGGGCCATTGTCAATCGTTCTCTGGCCCTAGATGAGGGGGGAACCCCCATGGGATTAGGGGCGTTGCAACTCTCCTTGTTGGGGGGAGAGGTGCGTTTTGAGGGAGGCCAGGCGCGATCGCCCCTCTCGGTAGAAGTGGGAAGTTTTGCCCCTGGGAGTTTTGCCGAACTCGATGGCCAAGGGCGCATTCGTGACGTCAATCCCGAGGGGTTGGGGAGGATTCAACTGAGTCAGCAGGGAGGCATTGGCGGTGGGGCAATTCGGCTGCTGGGCGATCGCCTAGACATGACTGAGGGGGCGCAAGTTGTCTCCCTACAGCCAGGGGCGATCGCCATCGACATGACAGACTCGGTTCATCTCGACGGTGGGGCCCAGATAATTTCTCTCAATGGCCCGGATGTAGAGATTCAAACCGGAACCTTTCGCCTGGAGAATGGTGCCCGCCTCGTCGCCAGTCAAGTCAGCGAGGGAGGCCAGGGTGGCGCGATTCGCATCAATGCCCGAGAGGCGATCGCCCTCAGTGGCGTGGGCTTTGAACCCTTTAACCTCTTCCTAGCCGGGGCGGCCACAGGGCAGTTAGATCCCGATGGAGACACCATTGGCGGCATCTTTTCCTTCACTACTGCCGGCCAAGGGGGCGAGGTTGAGGTGACAACGGCCGGCGACTTCACCGCTGACAATGGGGTGATTCTATTTATGCCGACCTTTGCCGGGGGACAGGGGGGAAATCTCACCCTTGAGGTTGGCGGTACATTGTCGCTCAATGAAGCGGCGATCGTTAATGCCACAACCCTCAACAGTCAGAGTATGACTGGGGAAACCCTTGTCCGTAGTGACTCCTTAGTCATCGCCAATGGTTCCGCCTTAGCCAATCTCACCCTCGGAGATGGCCCCGCCGGCGACATCAGCATTCAAACGCAGCAGCGAGTTGAGGTTCTCGATAGCCGGCCCGATGCCTTTTTCCCCACTGGTATTTTCAACAATTCCCTCTTTGGCACAGGGCCCGCTGGGGATATCACCATTGAAACCCGCGATTTTATCAATCGCGGTGGGGGCTTAGTTACCTCCAATACTGGGGGAACCCTGGGGGGCGGATTAGTCACCGAGGGCGGCCCCGGCGGCAATGTCAGCATCACTGCCGAGAATTTAATGCAGATTGTGGGGGTATCTGCCGATGGACAATTGACCAGTGGCCCGGGAACCACCACCTTCGGGGTCTTTCCCGCTGGAAATCTCACCCTCAACACTCGCCGCTTGGAAATTGGCGATGGGGCCATTGTCTCCACGGCGACGGTGGGGGCGGGAGATGCAGGAACTCTGACGGTTAATGCCACGGAGGTGGAGGTATTTGGCCGATCGCCCATCACCGGATTACCGAGTATTCTCGTCTCCTCCTCAGGCCGGGGGGATTTGCCCTTAGATGCCACCGGGGAGGGAGGGGATTTGCGGTTGGTGAGCGATCGCCTCACAGTCCGGGATGGGGCAGTTTTAGATGTGCGCAGTTTTGGCAGTGGTAGTGCCGGACTCTTGGATATTCAGGCCCGGGATATTCTGCTGGATGGGGGAGGAAGTTTGAGCGCGGCCACAGTGGCTGGACTGGGGGGAAATATTCAGGTGCGATCGCAGAATCTGCAACTGCGGCGGGGTAGTGGCATCAGTACCAACGCCGGAAGTAGCGACGGGGGCAATATCCGCCTCGATACGGCCACTCTGGTGGCCCTAGACAATAGTGATATTACCGCCAACGCCCTCGAAGGACGAGGAGGGCGAGTCAGCATCACGGCTGAAGGAATTTTTGGCACGGAGTTTCGCGAGTTTCAGACCGATCAAAGTGATATCACTGCTACCTCGGCCCTGGGGGCGGAGTTTAGCGGCATTGTGGAAATTAACACCCCAGATGCCGATAGTACAGCCGGTTTAGTGGAACTGGAGACGGACACCACAGACCCCACTGAGCAAATTGTGCAAGATTGTCTGGGACAAGACAACCGCTTTAGCATCACCGGACGCGGGGGCCGTCCTGAAGATCCGCAACTGGGGTTAGCCACCCATGTCGGTTGGCGAGATAGTCGGGATTGGCGATCGCTCAATGACGAGGCTAACCACAATGCAATCCCAAACTCTAGGGAGGAGAACCCCTCGTTTGAGACGGGGTCTTTGATGGAAGCAACCACTTGGATCATGACAGCTAATGGCCAGGTGTCTCTCGTTGCACCAGCCCCTAACTCTCCTCTATTTTCAGTAGATCAATGTCGTTAA
- a CDS encoding AMP-binding protein encodes MGQLLDYRTLFAESEPAVLATVEAQLAQKLQDLDRQSPPVVVLLAEPEPISFLAGVLAAQMRGVAVILANPRWRRGEWQQVQEQVDYTLAWGAVPIPPRPGLEAAAYPPAGSLLIATGGTSGRIRFAVQTWERLSASAFGFQAHIQAQAIHCCCTLPLFHVSGLMQVVRSLVTGGRLVLSDYKRLEIGELPPLNPEQFWISLVPTQLQRLLSNPEMIPWLRRFAGILLGGAPPWPALLHQGRSHCLPLALTYGMTETASQVATLLPQEFLGGNSSSGRPLPHSQIRVIDPTGRPVKTGEIGQVTIQAKSLMWGYYGDFRENLSPLRELVSDDYGYLDEAGYLHILGRGSQMIISGGEKVFPPEVEAVLRDCPGIEDVCVLGVADEDWGQVVVAVYVPAGTESSEEIIMEGRSRLSQQLAPYKHPKRWLATERIPRNSRGKVESQAVHQLISTFGTGK; translated from the coding sequence GTGGGGCAGTTACTGGACTATCGGACTCTATTTGCCGAGTCAGAACCGGCTGTCTTGGCCACCGTTGAGGCTCAACTAGCGCAAAAACTCCAGGACTTAGATCGGCAGTCTCCCCCCGTGGTGGTTCTGTTGGCGGAACCCGAGCCAATCTCGTTTTTGGCTGGGGTTTTGGCGGCGCAAATGCGAGGGGTGGCGGTGATTTTGGCGAATCCTCGTTGGCGACGAGGTGAATGGCAACAGGTGCAGGAACAGGTTGACTATACGCTGGCCTGGGGAGCGGTTCCGATTCCCCCCCGGCCTGGGTTAGAGGCGGCCGCCTATCCCCCCGCCGGGAGTCTGTTGATTGCCACTGGGGGAACCTCGGGGCGGATTCGTTTTGCGGTGCAGACGTGGGAGCGGCTCTCCGCCTCGGCGTTCGGCTTTCAGGCGCATATTCAGGCCCAGGCGATTCATTGTTGCTGTACCTTGCCCTTGTTTCATGTCAGTGGCTTAATGCAGGTTGTGCGATCGCTCGTGACGGGAGGGCGGTTGGTTCTGAGTGATTATAAACGGCTAGAAATTGGGGAGTTGCCGCCGCTGAACCCGGAACAGTTCTGGATCTCCTTAGTGCCAACCCAGTTACAGCGGTTGTTGAGCAATCCCGAGATGATTCCCTGGTTACGGCGGTTTGCGGGGATTTTGCTAGGAGGTGCGCCCCCCTGGCCGGCTCTCTTGCACCAGGGGCGATCGCACTGTCTCCCCCTCGCCCTAACCTATGGCATGACCGAGACGGCCTCCCAGGTTGCCACCTTACTGCCCCAGGAGTTTTTAGGGGGCAACAGCAGCAGTGGTCGCCCTCTCCCCCATAGTCAAATTCGGGTCATTGACCCCACGGGCAGACCCGTTAAGACGGGGGAAATCGGTCAAGTGACGATTCAAGCCAAATCCCTTATGTGGGGCTATTATGGCGATTTTAGGGAGAATCTCTCTCCCTTGAGGGAATTGGTTAGCGACGATTATGGCTATCTGGATGAGGCGGGTTATTTACACATTTTGGGCCGGGGTAGCCAGATGATTATCAGCGGTGGGGAAAAGGTGTTTCCCCCTGAAGTCGAAGCCGTATTACGAGACTGTCCGGGAATTGAAGATGTTTGTGTGCTGGGGGTAGCCGATGAGGACTGGGGACAGGTGGTGGTGGCGGTGTATGTACCGGCCGGGACTGAGTCTTCTGAGGAGATTATCATGGAGGGGCGATCGCGCTTATCGCAACAATTAGCCCCCTATAAACACCCTAAACGCTGGCTGGCCACAGAGCGCATTCCCCGCAACAGTCGGGGTAAGGTTGAGTCACAAGCCGTCCACCAGCTCATCTCAACGTTTGGAACCGGCAAATAA
- a CDS encoding thiamine phosphate synthase, with protein sequence MNPRETNEPTVIEGTMSLEGQAHHNAHLTPTSVCRILDANLDRAREGIRIVEEWCRFGLNNAELTDTCKQMRQELGRWHSAQLRSARNTPDDPGVDLTHPREERRESVEQVLQANLCRVEEALRVLEEYGKLYDPNMGRACKQMRYQVYTLESYFLADQRQQKLKQASLYLVTSPSDRLFEVVEAALQGGLTLVQYRDKDTDDVTRLNTAQKLKHLCHEYGALFILNDRVDLALAIEADGVHLGQQDVPISFARQLLGAQRIIGRSTTSPEEMRRALAEGADYVGVGPVYATPTKQDKTPAGLDYVRYAAERCPIPWFAIGGIDMNTLPEVFEGGATRVAIVRALMQAEQPTLVTQYFLSQLAWVNRMRRRDEQG encoded by the coding sequence ATGAACCCTCGGGAAACCAACGAACCTACTGTTATTGAGGGGACGATGTCACTTGAAGGACAAGCCCATCACAACGCCCACCTCACCCCGACCTCCGTCTGCCGGATTCTGGACGCGAACCTTGATCGCGCTCGGGAAGGGATACGCATCGTTGAGGAATGGTGTCGTTTCGGATTAAACAACGCGGAGTTGACCGATACCTGCAAACAAATGCGTCAGGAACTCGGCCGTTGGCATAGTGCCCAACTTCGCTCAGCTCGGAATACCCCTGATGACCCCGGTGTTGACCTCACTCACCCTCGCGAAGAACGACGAGAGAGTGTAGAACAGGTCTTACAGGCAAACCTCTGTCGCGTCGAGGAAGCTCTACGAGTCCTAGAAGAATATGGGAAGCTTTACGACCCCAATATGGGTCGTGCCTGTAAACAGATGCGCTATCAAGTTTATACCCTAGAAAGTTACTTTCTGGCGGATCAACGGCAGCAAAAGTTAAAACAAGCCTCCCTATATCTAGTCACCTCCCCGAGCGATCGCCTTTTTGAGGTGGTTGAAGCAGCTCTCCAGGGGGGACTCACCCTCGTGCAATATCGAGACAAGGACACCGATGATGTCACCCGGCTCAACACGGCCCAGAAGCTCAAACATCTCTGTCATGAGTATGGGGCCCTGTTTATCCTCAACGATCGCGTGGATCTGGCCCTAGCCATTGAAGCCGACGGGGTGCATTTAGGCCAGCAAGATGTGCCCATTTCCTTTGCCCGCCAACTGTTGGGTGCGCAACGAATTATCGGTCGTTCCACCACTAGCCCCGAGGAAATGCGCCGGGCCTTAGCCGAAGGGGCCGATTATGTCGGGGTAGGGCCCGTCTATGCTACCCCCACCAAACAGGACAAAACCCCGGCTGGTTTAGACTATGTTCGCTATGCTGCCGAGCGTTGCCCGATTCCCTGGTTTGCCATTGGTGGCATTGATATGAATACCCTGCCGGAAGTCTTTGAAGGGGGCGCGACGCGGGTGGCGATCGTGCGGGCCCTGATGCAAGCGGAACAACCGACTCTCGTCACCCAGTATTTCCTCTCCCAGTTGGCCTGGGTGAACCGGATGCGTCGTCGCGATGAACAAGGGTAG